The Microbacterium esteraromaticum genome contains the following window.
CGCTTCGACGAGTTGCGCTCGCTCAACGACCGGGGACAGCGGGGGTCGCGCGGACGCGAGCGCGGAACACACGCGTCGGCTCGGCGAGCACTCCCTCTCCGAGCACTTCCACTGTGGCGTCCGACACCTTGAACTTCTTGAACACCTTCTGAGCGGCATCGATCTCGGCCGGCACGTTGTGCCCCTTCAGCAAGATCAACTCACCGCCGTCCTTCACCAACGGAGCAGTAATCGGGATCAACGTGCGAAGTGCACTCACCGCACGTGCCGTTACGGAATCGAACTCCAGCCCGACATCCTCGCCACGAGCGCGCATGACACGTACGTTGTCCAGCCCCAGAGCC
Protein-coding sequences here:
- the rsmG gene encoding 16S rRNA (guanine(527)-N(7))-methyltransferase RsmG; the encoded protein is MSHTPESEPSVAAELFGARIDLARRFTDALVAEGETRGLIGPLELPRIWTRHVLNSAIAAPLFQGSVADVGSGAGLPGLVLAIARPDVHFTLIEPMERRVAWLTEQVEALGLDNVRVMRARGEDVGLEFDSVTARAVSALRTLIPITAPLVKDGGELILLKGHNVPAEIDAAQKVFKKFKVSDATVEVLGEGVLAEPTRVFRARVRATPAVPGR